A region from the Mycobacterium heidelbergense genome encodes:
- a CDS encoding glutamine synthetase family protein, with protein MVGEQSAATGPDSPMLSLAALEQLAQRGAVDTVIVAFADMQGRLVGKRVAAGLFVEDVAAHGAECCAYLLAVDVEMNTVAGYAMSSWDTGYGDMVMRPDLSTLRLIPWLPHTALVIADLGRADGGEVTVAPRAVLRRQLDRLRGRGLVADVATELEFIVFDESYRQAWAGGYRGLTPASDYNIDYAILASSRMEPLLRDIQQGMIGAGLRFEAVKGECNRGQQEIGFRYDEALVTCDNHAIYKNGAKEIADRHGKSLTFMAKYDEREGNSCHIHLSLRDDGGAVFADADGPHGMSPTCRGFVAGLLATLREFTLFYAPNINSYKRFADGSFAPTAVAWGLDNRTCALRVVGHGRNLRVECRVPGGDVNPYLAVAALIAGGLHGIERGLEPPKPHAGNAYEATGVERLPATLAEAAALFGASALAREAFGDDVVAHYLNNARVELAAFNAAVTDWERTRGFERL; from the coding sequence ATGGTGGGCGAACAGAGCGCTGCGACCGGTCCGGATTCTCCGATGCTGTCGCTGGCCGCGCTGGAACAACTGGCGCAACGCGGCGCGGTGGACACCGTCATCGTGGCGTTCGCCGACATGCAGGGCAGGCTCGTCGGCAAGCGGGTGGCGGCCGGGCTGTTCGTCGAGGACGTGGCCGCGCACGGCGCCGAGTGCTGCGCCTATCTGCTCGCCGTCGACGTGGAGATGAACACCGTCGCCGGCTACGCGATGTCGAGCTGGGACACCGGCTACGGCGACATGGTGATGCGGCCGGACCTGTCCACCCTGCGGCTCATCCCGTGGCTGCCCCACACCGCCCTGGTGATCGCCGACCTGGGCCGGGCCGACGGCGGCGAGGTCACCGTCGCGCCCCGGGCCGTCCTGCGCCGCCAGCTCGACCGGTTGCGCGGGCGCGGGCTGGTCGCCGACGTCGCGACCGAGCTGGAGTTCATCGTGTTCGACGAGTCGTATCGGCAGGCCTGGGCCGGCGGGTATCGCGGGCTGACGCCGGCCAGCGACTACAACATCGACTACGCGATCCTGGCGTCGTCGCGGATGGAACCGCTGCTGCGCGACATCCAGCAGGGCATGATCGGCGCGGGCCTGCGGTTCGAGGCCGTGAAGGGCGAATGCAACAGGGGCCAGCAGGAGATCGGGTTCCGCTACGACGAGGCGCTGGTCACCTGCGATAACCACGCGATCTACAAGAACGGCGCCAAGGAGATCGCCGACCGGCACGGCAAGAGCCTGACGTTCATGGCGAAATACGATGAGCGCGAAGGCAATAGCTGCCACATTCACCTTTCGCTGCGCGACGACGGCGGCGCGGTGTTCGCCGACGCCGACGGCCCGCACGGCATGTCGCCGACGTGTCGCGGTTTCGTCGCGGGCCTGCTGGCCACGCTGCGCGAGTTCACGCTGTTCTATGCGCCGAACATCAACTCCTACAAGCGATTCGCCGACGGCAGCTTCGCGCCCACGGCGGTGGCGTGGGGCCTGGACAACCGCACCTGCGCGCTGCGGGTCGTCGGCCACGGCCGCAACCTGCGGGTCGAATGCCGGGTCCCCGGCGGCGACGTCAACCCCTACCTCGCGGTCGCGGCGCTGATCGCGGGCGGGCTGCACGGCATCGAACGGGGCCTCGAGCCGCCAAAGCCCCACGCGGGGAACGCGTATGAGGCGACCGGCGTCGAGCGGCTGCCCGCCACGCTGGCCGAGGCGGCCGCGCTGTTCGGCGCGTCGGCGCTGGCGCGGGAGGCGTTCGGCGACGACGTCGTCGCCCATTACCTGAACAACGCCCGCGTGGAGCTGGCGGCGTTCAACGCGGCCGTCACCGACTGGGAGAGGACGCGCGGTTTTGAACGCCTCTGA
- a CDS encoding alpha/beta hydrolase, protein MMTTLDGFPVPVAVAGPEKGAVVVIIGDERRAPIAYDAVCERLHTASFRTVVVGLDQRLTPKSVVGILDALGVSWAVVVGDRAGGELAWELAATRLGRFVGLVVIDRGHPRVADLNGAVRDEHCPPVEIGTTVLVSSAAARAVASASQRFVYAEYRVVDLGRRTVQESTAQLAAEIVLRTSTW, encoded by the coding sequence ATGATGACCACGCTCGACGGGTTTCCCGTCCCGGTGGCCGTGGCGGGGCCGGAGAAGGGCGCCGTCGTCGTCATCATCGGCGACGAGCGGCGCGCGCCCATCGCGTACGACGCGGTGTGCGAGCGCCTGCATACCGCGTCGTTTCGGACCGTCGTCGTCGGCCTCGACCAGCGGCTGACCCCCAAGTCGGTGGTCGGCATCCTCGATGCGCTGGGGGTCAGCTGGGCCGTGGTGGTCGGCGACCGCGCCGGCGGCGAGCTCGCCTGGGAACTGGCGGCGACCAGGCTGGGCCGGTTTGTCGGGCTGGTGGTGATCGACCGTGGACATCCGCGGGTGGCCGACCTCAACGGGGCGGTCCGCGACGAGCATTGCCCCCCGGTGGAGATCGGCACCACCGTGCTGGTCAGCTCGGCGGCCGCCCGGGCGGTGGCCAGCGCCAGCCAGCGGTTCGTCTACGCCGAGTACCGCGTGGTGGACCTGGGCCGGCGCACCGTGCAGGAGTCGACCGCGCAGTTGGCCGCCGAGATCGTGTTGCGCACCAGCACCTGGTAG
- a CDS encoding cobyric acid synthase, translating to MVSGALLVAGTSSDAGKSVVVAGLCRLLARRGVKVAPFKAQNMSNNSVVTIEGGEIGRAQAIQARAAGLEPSVRFNPILLKPGSDRTSQLVIKGRVAESVTATNYIAHRDRLARIVGDELACLREEFDAVICEGAGSPAEINLRATDLANMGLARAADLPVILVGDIDRGGLLAHLFGTVAVLEPDDQALIAGFVVNKFRGDPALLEPGLRQLREMTGRPTYGVLPYADELWLDAEDSLQVVAHRVVGTPAPPRGTEWLKVAAVRPPRISNSTDVEALACEPGVLVRWVTDPAELADADLIVLPGSKATVADLRWLCDRGLADAIAEHAAAGKPVLGICGGFQMLCRRIDDPVESKTGEVAGLGLLDADIAFTEPKTLRRWRQPLTGYEIHHGRLSRCAEEAWFDADHQTQGIARGAVFGTHWHGLLDNDDFRRAWLTRVAGAAGRRGFVVADDVNVAARRDAQLDRIADLLAAHLDLDAVLGLLDGPPPRRPRVAIGLQP from the coding sequence ATGGTGAGCGGGGCCCTGCTGGTCGCGGGCACCAGCTCCGACGCGGGGAAGTCCGTGGTGGTCGCGGGGCTGTGCCGGTTGTTGGCGCGCCGCGGCGTCAAGGTCGCGCCGTTCAAGGCGCAGAACATGTCGAACAACTCGGTGGTCACCATCGAGGGCGGCGAGATCGGCCGCGCCCAGGCGATCCAGGCGCGCGCGGCGGGGCTGGAGCCCAGCGTGCGATTCAACCCGATCCTGCTCAAACCGGGCAGCGACCGGACCTCGCAGCTGGTGATCAAGGGCCGGGTCGCCGAATCGGTGACGGCGACAAACTACATAGCGCATCGCGACCGGCTCGCCCGCATCGTCGGAGACGAATTAGCTTGCCTGCGCGAGGAATTCGACGCGGTGATCTGCGAGGGAGCCGGTTCGCCGGCCGAGATCAACCTGCGCGCCACCGATCTGGCCAACATGGGGCTGGCCCGGGCCGCGGACCTGCCGGTGATCCTGGTCGGCGACATCGACCGCGGCGGCCTGCTCGCCCACCTGTTCGGCACGGTCGCGGTGCTCGAGCCCGACGACCAGGCGCTCATCGCCGGCTTCGTCGTCAACAAATTCCGCGGCGACCCCGCGCTGCTGGAACCCGGGCTGCGACAGCTACGCGAAATGACCGGCCGCCCCACCTACGGGGTGCTGCCCTACGCCGACGAGCTCTGGCTGGACGCCGAGGACTCGCTCCAGGTGGTCGCGCACCGCGTCGTCGGCACCCCGGCACCACCGCGCGGCACCGAGTGGCTCAAGGTCGCGGCCGTCCGGCCGCCCCGGATCTCCAACTCCACCGACGTCGAGGCCCTGGCGTGCGAGCCCGGCGTGCTGGTGCGCTGGGTCACCGACCCCGCCGAGCTGGCTGACGCCGACCTGATCGTGCTCCCCGGCAGCAAGGCCACCGTCGCCGACCTGCGCTGGCTGTGCGACCGGGGACTGGCCGACGCGATCGCCGAGCACGCCGCTGCCGGCAAGCCGGTGCTGGGCATCTGCGGCGGGTTCCAGATGCTGTGCCGGCGCATCGACGACCCGGTGGAATCCAAGACCGGGGAGGTCGCCGGGCTCGGGCTGCTCGACGCGGACATCGCCTTCACCGAACCCAAGACGCTGCGCCGCTGGCGGCAACCGCTGACCGGATACGAAATCCACCACGGGCGGCTCTCCCGGTGCGCCGAGGAGGCCTGGTTCGACGCCGACCACCAAACGCAGGGCATCGCGCGCGGCGCGGTGTTCGGCACGCACTGGCACGGCCTGCTCGACAACGACGACTTCCGTCGCGCCTGGCTCACCCGCGTCGCCGGGGCGGCCGGCCGGCGCGGGTTCGTCGTCGCCGACGACGTCAACGTGGCCGCGCGACGCGACGCCCAACTGGACAGGATCGCGGACCTGCTGGCGGCCCACCTCGACCTCGACGCCGTCCTCGGCCTGCTCGACGGCCCCCCGCCGCGGCGCCCGCGCGTCGCAATCGGTCTGCAGCCCTAG
- the map gene encoding type I methionyl aminopeptidase: MPARTALSPGVISPTLPVPARIPRPEYVGKSTAREGSEPWVQTPEVIEKMRVAGRIAAGALAEAGKAVAPGVTTDELDRIAHEYMIDHGAYPSTLGYKGFPKSCCTSLNEVICHGIPDSTVIEDGDIVNIDVTAYIDGVHGDTNATFLAGDVAEEHRLLVERTREATMRAINAVKPGRALSVVGRVIESYANRFGYNVVRDFTGHGIGTTFHNGLVVLHYDQPSVSTIIQPGMTFTIEPMINLGALDYEIWDDGWTVVTRDRKWTAQFEHTLLVTDTGVEILTCL, translated from the coding sequence ATGCCTGCCCGCACCGCGCTTTCCCCCGGAGTGATCTCCCCGACCCTGCCGGTGCCCGCCCGCATCCCGCGCCCGGAATACGTCGGCAAGTCGACCGCCCGGGAGGGCAGCGAGCCGTGGGTGCAGACGCCGGAGGTCATCGAGAAGATGCGCGTCGCCGGCCGGATCGCGGCCGGCGCGCTGGCGGAGGCGGGCAAGGCCGTCGCGCCCGGGGTGACGACCGACGAGCTGGACCGGATCGCCCACGAGTACATGATCGACCACGGGGCCTATCCGTCGACCCTGGGCTACAAGGGTTTCCCGAAGTCGTGCTGCACATCGCTCAACGAGGTCATCTGCCACGGCATCCCCGACTCGACGGTGATCGAAGACGGCGACATCGTCAACATCGATGTCACCGCCTACATCGACGGGGTGCACGGCGACACCAACGCGACCTTCCTGGCCGGCGACGTCGCCGAGGAGCACCGGCTGCTCGTGGAGCGCACCCGCGAGGCGACGATGCGCGCGATCAACGCCGTCAAGCCCGGGCGCGCGCTGTCGGTCGTCGGCCGCGTGATCGAGTCGTATGCAAACCGGTTCGGGTACAACGTGGTTCGCGACTTCACCGGTCACGGCATCGGCACCACGTTTCACAACGGTCTGGTCGTGCTGCACTACGACCAGCCTTCGGTGTCGACGATCATCCAGCCGGGAATGACGTTCACCATCGAGCCGATGATCAACCTCGGCGCGCTGGACTACGAAATCTGGGACGACGGCTGGACGGTGGTCACCCGGGACCGCAAGTGGACCGCGCAGTTCGAGCACACCCTGCTGGTCACCGACACCGGCGTCGAGATCCTGACATGCCTCTAG
- a CDS encoding penicillin-binding transpeptidase domain-containing protein has translation MATKTTVASAASGLLLVAVIALSGCTPRPDGPGPAAAKFFGALAIGDTATAAQLSDNPNEAREALNAAWSGLQATHLDAQILSAKYAEDTGTVNYRFTWHLPKNRTWSYDGQLKMARDEGRWEVRWATTGLHPRLGEHQTFALRADRPRRASVNELGGSDVLAPGYVYHYTLDATQAGPALIGTAHAVVDVLRPFNDTLADPQLLAEEATSATRPLDLVTLHPDDNDKVFPAIGRLPGIVITPQAEMLPTDPHFAPAVISAVKKAVMDQLDGQAGWRVVSVNQNGVDVAVLHEVEGSPAPSVSITLDRAVQNAAQHAVDTRGGKAMIVVIKPSTGEILAIAQNGGADADGLPATNGLFPPGSTFKMITAGAAIERDMATPNTMLGCPGHIDIGHRSIPNYGGFDLGVVSMSRAFASSCNTTFAELGSRMPPRGLTQAATRYGIGLDYTVDGITTVTGSVPPTVDLAERTEDGFGQGKVLASPFGMALVAATVAAGKTPVPQLIAGRPTTVEGDDTPISPKMVDALRPMMRLVVTNGTAKEIAGCCGEVYGKTGEAEFPGGSHSWFAGYRGDLAFAALIVGGGSSEYAVRMTKVMFESLPRDYLA, from the coding sequence ATGGCAACAAAAACAACAGTGGCCTCAGCGGCCTCAGGTCTGCTGCTCGTCGCGGTGATCGCCCTGTCCGGATGCACCCCGCGGCCCGACGGCCCGGGGCCCGCCGCCGCGAAGTTCTTCGGCGCCCTGGCCATCGGCGACACCGCGACGGCCGCCCAGCTCAGCGACAACCCCAACGAGGCCCGCGAGGCGCTCAACGCGGCGTGGTCCGGGCTGCAGGCCACCCACCTGGACGCGCAGATCCTCAGCGCCAAGTACGCCGAGGACACCGGCACGGTCAACTATCGCTTCACCTGGCATCTGCCCAAGAACCGGACGTGGAGCTATGACGGCCAGCTGAAGATGGCCCGCGACGAGGGGCGCTGGGAGGTGCGGTGGGCCACCACGGGGCTGCATCCCAGGCTGGGCGAGCACCAGACGTTCGCGTTGCGCGCCGACCGACCGCGGCGCGCCTCGGTGAACGAGCTCGGCGGCAGCGACGTGCTCGCTCCCGGCTACGTGTATCACTACACGCTGGACGCCACTCAGGCCGGGCCGGCGCTGATCGGAACGGCCCACGCGGTGGTCGACGTGCTCCGCCCCTTCAACGACACGCTCGCCGACCCGCAGCTGCTCGCCGAAGAGGCCACCTCGGCGACCCGGCCGCTGGATCTGGTGACGCTGCATCCCGACGACAACGACAAGGTCTTCCCGGCGATCGGCAGACTGCCCGGCATCGTGATCACACCGCAGGCCGAGATGCTGCCGACCGACCCGCATTTCGCGCCGGCCGTCATCAGCGCCGTCAAGAAGGCCGTCATGGACCAACTCGACGGCCAGGCGGGCTGGCGGGTGGTCAGCGTCAACCAGAACGGCGTCGATGTCGCCGTACTGCACGAGGTCGAAGGCTCGCCGGCGCCGTCGGTGTCGATCACCCTGGACCGGGCCGTGCAGAACGCCGCGCAGCACGCGGTGGACACCCGCGGCGGCAAGGCGATGATCGTCGTGATCAAGCCGTCGACGGGGGAGATCCTCGCGATCGCGCAGAACGGCGGCGCCGACGCCGACGGCCTGCCCGCCACCAACGGCCTGTTTCCACCCGGGTCGACCTTCAAAATGATCACGGCCGGCGCGGCCATCGAACGCGACATGGCCACGCCCAACACCATGCTGGGCTGCCCGGGCCACATAGACATCGGACACCGCAGCATCCCCAATTACGGTGGGTTCGATCTCGGCGTGGTGTCGATGTCCCGCGCGTTCGCCAGCTCCTGCAACACCACGTTCGCCGAGTTGGGCAGCAGGATGCCGCCCCGCGGCCTGACGCAGGCGGCCACCCGCTACGGGATCGGGCTGGACTACACGGTGGACGGCATCACCACGGTCACCGGGTCGGTGCCACCGACGGTGGACCTGGCCGAGCGCACCGAAGACGGCTTCGGGCAGGGCAAGGTGCTGGCCAGCCCGTTCGGCATGGCCCTGGTCGCGGCCACCGTTGCCGCCGGCAAAACCCCGGTGCCGCAGCTGATCGCCGGGCGGCCGACGACGGTCGAGGGCGACGACACGCCGATCTCACCGAAGATGGTCGACGCGCTGCGGCCCATGATGCGGCTGGTGGTGACCAACGGGACCGCCAAGGAGATCGCCGGCTGCTGCGGCGAGGTGTACGGGAAGACCGGTGAGGCCGAGTTCCCGGGCGGCTCGCATTCCTGGTTCGCCGGATACCGCGGCGACCTGGCGTTCGCGGCGCTGATCGTCGGGGGTGGCAGCTCGGAATACGCGGTTCGGATGACGAAGGTGATGTTCGAATCGCTGCCGCGGGACTACCTGGCCTAG
- a CDS encoding type II toxin-antitoxin system Phd/YefM family antitoxin, translating to MRTLPISKVKDKLNEFVDAVALTQDQITITKNGAPAAVLIGADEWESLQETLYWLAQPGIKESLAEADADIAAGRGYGEDEIRAEFGLPRRPS from the coding sequence ATGCGGACACTGCCGATCTCGAAGGTCAAGGACAAGCTCAATGAGTTCGTCGACGCTGTCGCGTTGACGCAGGACCAGATCACCATCACCAAGAACGGTGCGCCGGCGGCCGTCCTGATCGGCGCCGATGAGTGGGAATCGTTGCAGGAGACGCTGTATTGGCTTGCACAACCGGGAATCAAGGAGTCGCTCGCCGAAGCCGACGCCGACATCGCGGCCGGCCGCGGCTACGGCGAAGACGAGATCCGCGCCGAATTCGGCCTCCCGCGGCGCCCCAGCTAA
- a CDS encoding type II toxin-antitoxin system RelE family toxin — MPHAVRFTATARRDLHKLPPRVRSAVVEFAFGDLSREPRRVGKPLRRELTGAFSARRGPYRILYRIDDERTTVWILRVDHRADVYRR, encoded by the coding sequence GTGCCTCACGCCGTCCGATTCACTGCAACAGCGCGCCGAGACCTGCATAAGCTGCCACCGCGAGTCCGCTCCGCGGTGGTCGAATTCGCGTTCGGCGATCTGTCGCGTGAACCTCGTCGGGTGGGCAAGCCGCTTCGGCGCGAGTTGACCGGCGCGTTCAGCGCACGTCGCGGGCCGTACCGCATCCTGTACCGCATCGACGACGAACGCACGACCGTATGGATCCTTCGCGTTGATCACCGCGCCGATGTCTACCGCCGATGA
- a CDS encoding GNAT family N-acetyltransferase, with translation MSAPPIFRLVGERRVSVVRDAAAVWRVLDDDPIGSCMVAARVADHGIDPNSIGGELWTRRGPDESLCFAGANLIPLRGAPADLSAFAEEAMSGTRRCSSLVGRADLVMPMWERLESAWGPARDVRDDQPLMALTKHPNCDIDPGVRQVRPDELDAYLVAAVDMFIGEVGVDPRLGDGGRGYRRRVGNLIAAGRAWARFEHGQVVFKAEVGSQSPRVGQIQGVWVHPEWRGLGLGTGGTATVAAVIVGSGRIASLYVNNFNTVARAAYARVGFAEVGTFATVLLD, from the coding sequence ATGTCGGCTCCGCCCATCTTTCGCCTTGTCGGCGAGCGACGGGTGTCCGTGGTGCGTGACGCCGCGGCCGTCTGGCGGGTGCTCGACGACGACCCGATCGGCTCGTGCATGGTCGCGGCGCGCGTCGCGGACCACGGCATCGACCCCAACTCGATCGGCGGGGAATTGTGGACCCGCCGCGGCCCGGACGAGTCGCTGTGCTTCGCCGGCGCCAACCTCATTCCGCTGCGCGGCGCGCCGGCCGACCTGAGCGCCTTCGCCGAGGAGGCGATGAGCGGGACGCGGCGCTGTTCGTCGCTGGTCGGCAGGGCCGACCTGGTGATGCCTATGTGGGAGCGGCTCGAATCGGCCTGGGGCCCGGCGCGCGACGTGCGCGACGACCAGCCGCTGATGGCGCTCACCAAGCACCCGAACTGCGACATCGATCCCGGGGTGCGGCAGGTGCGGCCCGACGAGCTGGACGCCTACCTGGTGGCCGCCGTGGACATGTTCATCGGCGAGGTGGGTGTCGACCCGCGGCTCGGCGACGGCGGGCGCGGTTACCGCCGACGGGTGGGCAACCTCATCGCGGCCGGGCGGGCGTGGGCCCGCTTCGAGCACGGCCAGGTCGTCTTCAAGGCCGAAGTGGGGTCCCAGTCCCCGAGGGTCGGCCAGATCCAGGGGGTGTGGGTGCACCCGGAGTGGCGCGGCCTGGGCCTGGGCACCGGCGGCACCGCGACGGTCGCCGCCGTGATCGTCGGCAGCGGACGCATCGCCAGCCTGTATGTGAACAACTTCAACACCGTCGCCCGCGCCGCGTACGCCCGGGTGGGGTTCGCCGAAGTCGGCACCTTCGCGACGGTGCTGCTGGACTGA
- the ispG gene encoding flavodoxin-dependent (E)-4-hydroxy-3-methylbut-2-enyl-diphosphate synthase encodes MTIGLGMPEAPAPTLAPRRPTRQLMVRDVGVGSDHPISVQSMCTTKTHDVNTTLQQIAELTAAGCDLVRVACPRQEDADALAEIARHSQIPVIADIHFQPKYIFAAIDAGCAAVRVNPGNIKEFDGRVGEVAKAAGEAGIPIRIGVNAGSLDKRFMAKYGKATPEALVESALWEASLFEEHGFSDIKISVKHNDPVVMVAAYEQLAAQCDYPLHLGVTEAGPAFQGTIKSAVAFGALLSRGIGDTIRVSLSAPPVEEVKVGSQILESLNLRPRSLEIVSCPSCGRAQVDVYTLANAVTAGLDGLDVPLRVAVMGCVVNGPGEAREADLGVASGNGKGQIFVRGEVIKTVPEAQIVETLIEEAMRLASKMGTDPGAETSGSPIVTVS; translated from the coding sequence ATGACCATTGGCCTGGGCATGCCGGAGGCGCCGGCGCCGACGCTGGCCCCCCGGCGCCCCACGCGCCAGCTGATGGTCCGCGACGTCGGGGTCGGCAGCGACCACCCGATCTCGGTGCAGTCGATGTGCACCACCAAGACCCATGACGTCAACACGACGCTGCAGCAGATCGCGGAATTGACTGCGGCTGGTTGTGATCTCGTACGGGTGGCCTGCCCGCGCCAGGAGGACGCCGACGCGCTGGCCGAGATCGCCCGGCACAGCCAGATCCCGGTGATCGCCGACATCCACTTCCAGCCGAAGTACATCTTCGCCGCCATCGACGCCGGGTGCGCGGCGGTGCGGGTGAACCCGGGCAACATCAAGGAGTTCGACGGCCGGGTCGGCGAGGTGGCCAAGGCCGCGGGTGAGGCCGGCATCCCGATCCGCATCGGCGTCAACGCCGGCTCGCTGGACAAGCGATTCATGGCCAAGTACGGCAAGGCCACGCCCGAGGCGCTGGTCGAGTCGGCGCTGTGGGAGGCCTCGCTGTTCGAGGAGCACGGCTTTTCCGACATCAAGATCAGCGTCAAGCACAACGATCCCGTCGTGATGGTCGCCGCCTACGAGCAGCTGGCCGCCCAGTGCGACTACCCGCTGCACCTCGGCGTCACCGAGGCCGGTCCGGCCTTCCAGGGCACCATCAAGTCGGCGGTCGCCTTCGGGGCGCTGCTGTCGCGGGGGATCGGCGACACCATTCGGGTGTCGCTGAGCGCGCCGCCGGTGGAGGAGGTCAAGGTCGGCAGCCAGATCCTCGAGTCGCTGAACCTGCGGCCGCGGTCGCTCGAGATCGTGTCCTGCCCGTCGTGCGGTCGCGCCCAGGTCGACGTCTACACCCTGGCCAACGCCGTGACCGCCGGCCTGGACGGCCTCGACGTTCCGCTGCGGGTCGCGGTGATGGGCTGCGTCGTCAACGGCCCGGGCGAGGCCCGCGAGGCCGATCTGGGCGTCGCGTCGGGAAATGGCAAGGGGCAGATCTTCGTTCGCGGCGAGGTGATCAAAACCGTGCCCGAAGCCCAGATCGTCGAGACGCTGATCGAGGAGGCCATGCGGCTGGCCTCGAAAATGGGAACCGATCCTGGAGCAGAAACGAGCGGTTCGCCGATTGTGACCGTAAGCTGA
- a CDS encoding M50 family metallopeptidase has product MMFAIGIVLFALAILISVALHECGHMWVARATGMKVRRYFVGFGPTLWSTRRGETEYGVKAVPLGGFCDIAGMTPVEDLAPEEADRAMYKQKTWKRVATLFAGPGMNFVICLALIYGIALVWGLPNLHAPSRAVVGETACVAPEVSPGKVGNCTGPGPAALAGIRAGDVVVKVGDTPVSSFDDMAAAVRKLRGTVPIVVERDGTPITTYVDVTPTQRFLANGANGQGQPQPATVGAIGVGAVRQGPAHYGVLSAIPATFAFTGDLTVEVGKSLVTIPTKVGALVHAIGGGQRDPQTPMSVVGASIIGGDTVDHGLWVAFWFFLAQLNLILGAINLVPLLPFDGGHIAIAVFEKVRNLIRSARGMVAAAPVNYLKLMPATYVVLVFVVGYMLLTVTADLVNPIRLFQ; this is encoded by the coding sequence ATGATGTTCGCTATCGGCATTGTGCTGTTCGCGCTCGCCATCCTGATCTCGGTGGCCCTGCATGAGTGCGGCCACATGTGGGTCGCCCGCGCCACCGGCATGAAGGTGCGCCGCTATTTCGTCGGCTTCGGCCCCACGCTGTGGTCGACACGGCGCGGCGAAACCGAGTACGGCGTCAAGGCCGTTCCCCTGGGCGGGTTCTGCGACATCGCCGGCATGACGCCGGTCGAGGACCTGGCGCCCGAGGAAGCCGACCGCGCGATGTACAAGCAGAAGACCTGGAAGCGCGTCGCGACGCTGTTCGCGGGCCCGGGCATGAACTTCGTCATCTGCCTGGCGCTGATCTATGGCATCGCGCTGGTCTGGGGCCTGCCCAACCTGCACGCGCCCAGCAGGGCCGTCGTCGGCGAAACCGCTTGTGTGGCACCGGAAGTCTCCCCGGGCAAGGTCGGGAACTGCACCGGGCCCGGTCCGGCGGCGCTCGCCGGGATCCGCGCCGGCGACGTCGTCGTCAAGGTCGGCGACACCCCGGTGTCCAGCTTCGACGACATGGCTGCCGCGGTGCGCAAGTTGCGCGGCACCGTGCCGATCGTCGTCGAGCGCGACGGCACCCCGATCACCACCTACGTCGACGTCACGCCCACCCAGCGCTTTCTCGCCAACGGGGCCAATGGGCAGGGTCAGCCCCAGCCCGCCACCGTCGGCGCCATCGGCGTCGGCGCCGTCCGGCAGGGGCCCGCGCACTACGGGGTCCTCTCGGCGATACCGGCCACCTTCGCCTTCACCGGCGACCTGACCGTCGAGGTGGGCAAGTCGCTGGTCACGATCCCGACCAAGGTCGGCGCGCTGGTGCACGCCATCGGCGGCGGGCAGCGCGACCCGCAGACGCCGATGAGCGTGGTCGGGGCGAGCATCATCGGCGGCGACACCGTCGACCACGGGCTGTGGGTGGCGTTCTGGTTCTTCCTGGCCCAGCTGAACCTCATCCTGGGCGCGATCAACCTGGTGCCGCTGCTGCCCTTCGACGGCGGCCACATCGCCATCGCGGTGTTCGAGAAGGTCCGCAACCTCATCCGGTCGGCCCGCGGCATGGTCGCGGCCGCGCCGGTGAACTACCTGAAGCTCATGCCCGCCACGTACGTGGTGTTGGTGTTCGTGGTCGGCTACATGCTGCTGACCGTGACCGCCGACCTGGTCAACCCGATCAGGCTCTTCCAGTGA